The following proteins come from a genomic window of Iamia sp. SCSIO 61187:
- a CDS encoding heavy-metal-associated domain-containing protein: MPESTTRTTITVEGMTCGHCVAAVEQEVGQIPGVTGVDVDLATGVVAIASEGELDPTAVAAAVDEAGYEVRA, encoded by the coding sequence ATGCCCGAGAGCACGACCCGCACCACCATCACCGTCGAGGGCATGACCTGCGGCCACTGCGTCGCCGCCGTCGAGCAGGAGGTCGGCCAGATCCCCGGCGTGACCGGGGTCGACGTCGACCTGGCCACGGGCGTCGTGGCCATCGCCTCCGAGGGCGAGCTCGACCCGACGGCCGTCGCCGCCGCCGTCGACGAGGCCGGCTACGAGGTGCGGGCGTGA
- a CDS encoding TMEM165/GDT1 family protein, producing the protein MGSLFAALGLVFVAELGDKTQLVAMGLGARHRLAPVVAGVVAAYCATNLLSVVVGGVLGAALPTRAIGIAGGIAFLAFAAWTLRGDDEDDDDLGPRRARSVVVSVFVAMFLAELGDKTMLATATLAARGDPVLVWVGATLGIIASGLLGVLLGRFFGAHLPERATRIGSAVLFAVFGVVLLATSL; encoded by the coding sequence ATGGGATCGCTGTTCGCCGCGCTGGGGCTGGTCTTCGTCGCCGAGCTGGGCGACAAGACCCAGCTGGTGGCGATGGGCCTCGGGGCCCGCCACCGCCTCGCCCCCGTCGTGGCCGGGGTCGTGGCGGCCTACTGCGCCACCAACCTCCTGTCGGTGGTGGTCGGCGGTGTCCTGGGTGCGGCCCTGCCGACCCGGGCCATCGGCATCGCCGGCGGCATCGCCTTCCTGGCGTTCGCGGCCTGGACCCTGCGGGGCGACGACGAGGACGACGACGACCTCGGTCCCCGACGGGCGCGCTCGGTCGTGGTGTCCGTCTTCGTCGCCATGTTCTTGGCCGAGCTGGGCGACAAGACGATGCTCGCCACCGCCACCCTGGCGGCGCGAGGTGATCCGGTGCTGGTGTGGGTCGGCGCCACCCTCGGGATCATCGCCAGCGGCCTGCTGGGTGTCCTGCTCGGGCGGTTCTTCGGCGCCCACCTCCCCGAGCGGGCGACCCGCATCGGCTCGGCGGTGCTGTTCGCCGTCTTCGGCGTCGTCCTCCTGGCCACGAGCCTGTAG
- a CDS encoding FG-GAP-like repeat-containing protein → MRSALPARAAGRLLAAATAALACVLAAVVPAPPAGADDGVTYVCERSSGYDCMPGTDYTGQSVWGSYGPGHNCVSYVAHMLQRNGSERPWEDRLGNGSDWDEHARAAGYAVDTAPAVGSIAQWDGGSGHVAYVDAVAADHIVVTEDNYSGYSSARRILRTSTTFAEAEFLHIRDLPTTATDDVLWTSATADPALWWGVPTGEASPPFRAGPAALGATSADAPVAGDLDGDGATDLVLHPPGSTRARIAWGDGRGGFSTPTTRSVPARGRARPLVGDLDGDGADDVLWYAPGPATDAVWWGEPLSRTPEVDAVALHGAYLPAVGDLDGDGVDDVVLAGPGDAVDRVVWGATGVRRIRTTRLPASGLAASATATVGDFDGDGRDDIAWSRPGPARDAIWWGEADRVPTRHSLSLDAGQVARSGDFDGDGADDLLLVGVGGTDDELLLGAVGRRSLELAAHPVTAPDGAIAVVADFGPG, encoded by the coding sequence GTGAGGTCCGCCCTCCCGGCCCGGGCGGCCGGCCGGCTCCTCGCCGCCGCCACCGCCGCCCTCGCGTGCGTCCTCGCCGCCGTCGTGCCGGCCCCGCCCGCCGGGGCCGACGACGGGGTGACCTACGTGTGCGAGAGGAGCTCGGGCTACGACTGCATGCCGGGCACCGACTACACCGGCCAGAGCGTCTGGGGGTCGTACGGCCCGGGCCACAACTGCGTGAGCTACGTGGCCCACATGCTCCAGCGCAACGGCTCCGAGCGCCCGTGGGAGGACCGGCTGGGCAACGGGTCCGATTGGGACGAGCACGCTCGGGCCGCCGGGTACGCCGTCGACACCGCCCCTGCGGTGGGGAGCATCGCCCAGTGGGACGGCGGCTCGGGCCACGTCGCCTACGTCGACGCGGTCGCGGCCGACCACATCGTGGTCACCGAGGACAACTACTCCGGCTACTCGTCGGCCCGGCGCATCCTCCGCACCAGCACCACCTTCGCCGAGGCCGAGTTCCTCCACATCCGCGACCTGCCCACGACGGCGACCGACGACGTGCTGTGGACCAGCGCCACCGCCGACCCCGCCCTCTGGTGGGGCGTGCCCACCGGCGAGGCGTCGCCCCCCTTCCGCGCCGGACCCGCCGCCCTCGGGGCGACGAGCGCCGACGCCCCGGTGGCCGGTGACCTCGACGGCGACGGGGCGACCGACCTCGTCCTGCACCCACCCGGGTCGACGCGCGCCCGCATCGCCTGGGGCGACGGGCGCGGCGGGTTCAGCACGCCGACGACCCGGTCGGTCCCTGCGCGCGGGCGGGCCCGGCCGCTCGTCGGTGACCTCGACGGCGACGGCGCCGACGACGTGCTCTGGTACGCCCCTGGGCCGGCGACCGACGCCGTGTGGTGGGGCGAGCCCCTCAGCCGGACGCCCGAGGTCGACGCCGTCGCCCTCCACGGGGCCTACCTCCCAGCGGTGGGCGACCTCGACGGCGACGGGGTCGACGACGTCGTGCTGGCCGGTCCCGGCGATGCCGTGGACCGCGTCGTCTGGGGCGCGACGGGCGTCCGCCGGATCCGCACGACGCGCCTCCCGGCCTCGGGGCTGGCCGCCTCGGCCACCGCCACCGTGGGCGACTTCGACGGCGACGGCCGCGACGACATCGCCTGGTCGCGCCCCGGACCGGCCCGTGACGCGATCTGGTGGGGCGAGGCCGACCGGGTCCCGACCCGGCACTCGCTCTCCCTCGATGCCGGACAGGTGGCGCGCAGCGGCGACTTCGACGGCGACGGCGCCGACGACCTCCTGCTGGTGGGCGTGGGCGGGACCGACGACGAGCTGCTGCTCGGGGCGGTGGGGCGGCGCTCCCTGGAGCTGGCCGCCCACCCGGTCACCGCGCCCGACGGCGCCATCGCCGTCGTCGCCGACTTCGGCCCCGGCTGA
- a CDS encoding nuclear transport factor 2 family protein, with protein MSEITTAEDLATYLRDYPEAMALSDADPADVLDRHHTPDLVWVTDGTVLDRDRLIAHARPARRNARSSSVEVHDAIVDGSTVAARYTMRVGRRKGPDVVVEVVMLGHLAPDGRLRRIDQLTRSLDP; from the coding sequence ATGTCAGAGATAACCACCGCCGAGGACCTCGCCACCTACCTGCGGGACTACCCGGAGGCCATGGCGCTCAGCGACGCCGACCCGGCCGACGTGCTCGACCGCCACCACACCCCCGACCTGGTCTGGGTCACCGACGGCACGGTGCTCGACCGGGACCGGCTGATCGCCCACGCCCGTCCCGCCCGTCGCAACGCCCGCTCCAGCAGCGTGGAGGTGCACGACGCCATCGTCGACGGCTCGACCGTCGCCGCCCGCTACACCATGCGCGTCGGCCGCCGGAAGGGGCCCGACGTCGTCGTCGAGGTCGTCATGCTCGGCCACCTGGCGCCCGACGGGCGCCTCCGTCGGATCGACCAGCTCACCCGGTCGCTGGACCCCTAG
- a CDS encoding nitrilase-related carbon-nitrogen hydrolase yields MTAPTGPSVPEGHVRIAAVQHDIAWNDREANFAHLGPLVAAAAGAGAGLVLLSETFSTGFAVKEPDLGEPEGGPSSRFLLDAARTHGVWVGGSCPEVPADAPDDDRRPYNSFVLAGPDGTTHRYRKVHPFTFAGEDRYFRAGTDLVTVEVEGLRLSLFVCYDLRFADEMWQVARDTDVYLFPANWPETRRQHWTTLLRARAIEDQAYVVGVNRVGSGGGLDYSGDSCIIDPTGEVLASAAGGESILLADVSAARVADVRDRFRFLPDRRG; encoded by the coding sequence ATGACCGCGCCGACCGGGCCCTCCGTCCCCGAGGGGCACGTGCGCATCGCCGCCGTCCAGCACGACATCGCCTGGAACGACCGCGAGGCCAACTTCGCGCACCTCGGGCCCCTGGTCGCGGCGGCGGCCGGCGCCGGGGCCGGCCTCGTGCTCCTGAGCGAGACCTTCTCGACCGGGTTCGCGGTGAAGGAGCCCGACCTGGGCGAGCCCGAGGGCGGCCCGTCGTCGCGGTTCCTCCTCGACGCGGCCCGCACCCACGGGGTGTGGGTCGGCGGCTCGTGCCCCGAGGTCCCGGCCGACGCCCCCGACGACGACCGCCGGCCGTACAACTCCTTCGTCCTCGCCGGCCCCGACGGCACGACGCACCGGTACCGCAAGGTCCACCCCTTCACCTTCGCCGGCGAGGACCGCTACTTCCGGGCCGGCACGGACCTGGTGACGGTCGAGGTCGAGGGCCTCCGGCTCAGCCTGTTCGTCTGCTACGACCTGCGCTTCGCCGACGAGATGTGGCAGGTCGCCCGGGACACCGACGTGTACCTGTTCCCGGCCAACTGGCCCGAGACCCGGCGCCAGCACTGGACCACGCTCCTGCGGGCCCGGGCCATCGAGGACCAGGCCTACGTCGTCGGCGTGAACCGGGTGGGCTCCGGCGGAGGGCTCGACTACTCAGGCGACAGCTGCATCATCGACCCGACCGGCGAGGTGCTGGCCTCGGCCGCCGGGGGTGAGTCGATCCTGCTGGCCGACGTCTCCGCCGCCCGGGTGGCCGACGTCCGGGACCGCTTCCGGTTCCTCCCCGACCGCCGGGGCTAG
- a CDS encoding TIGR03621 family F420-dependent LLM class oxidoreductase, protein MSDVPILVSVQAQPAAAAAWLDLARRVDADGFATLYVADHPGSTPAPFVALAAAAAVTERVALGTCVANAGLWEPIALASEVATLDVVSGGRALLGLGAGHTPAEWAAVGRTIPSAGARVDRLEQVIDVVTRLLAGEEVTVAGPHVHAEGARLAEPRPVQDPVPLMVGGAGARVLARAAAGADVVGVTGMGRTRADGHRHEVAWSEPELERSFGALHAAIAAAGTAPAVEALVQHVEVTDDRRAAAERLAARIGGVDPDDVLDVPYVWIGTVDHIADQARRHRERWGVDRYVVRPPALDVATEVLRRL, encoded by the coding sequence ATGAGCGATGTGCCGATCCTCGTGTCCGTGCAGGCCCAGCCGGCCGCCGCCGCCGCCTGGCTCGACCTGGCCCGCCGCGTCGATGCCGACGGCTTCGCCACGCTGTACGTCGCCGACCACCCGGGCTCCACGCCGGCGCCGTTCGTGGCCCTGGCCGCCGCGGCCGCGGTGACCGAGCGGGTCGCCCTGGGGACCTGCGTGGCCAACGCCGGCCTGTGGGAGCCGATCGCCCTGGCGTCGGAGGTGGCCACCCTCGACGTCGTGTCCGGGGGGCGGGCCCTCCTGGGCCTGGGCGCCGGGCACACGCCGGCGGAGTGGGCGGCGGTCGGGCGGACGATCCCGTCGGCCGGAGCGCGGGTCGACCGGCTGGAGCAGGTGATCGACGTCGTCACCCGCCTCCTCGCCGGCGAGGAGGTCACCGTGGCCGGGCCCCACGTCCACGCCGAGGGGGCCCGGCTGGCCGAGCCCCGCCCGGTCCAGGACCCGGTGCCGCTGATGGTCGGCGGGGCCGGGGCGCGGGTGCTGGCCCGCGCCGCCGCCGGGGCCGACGTGGTCGGGGTGACGGGGATGGGGCGGACCCGCGCCGACGGCCACCGCCACGAGGTGGCCTGGTCGGAGCCGGAGCTCGAGCGCTCGTTCGGTGCCCTCCACGCCGCCATCGCCGCCGCGGGCACCGCTCCCGCCGTCGAGGCCCTCGTCCAGCACGTCGAGGTCACGGACGACCGCCGGGCCGCAGCCGAGCGCCTGGCCGCCCGGATCGGCGGCGTCGACCCCGACGACGTCCTCGACGTGCCCTACGTCTGGATCGGGACCGTCGACCACATCGCTGACCAGGCCCGTCGCCACCGGGAGCGGTGGGGCGTGGACCGCTACGTCGTCCGGCCGCCGGCCCTCGACGTGGCCACCGAGGTCCTGCGCCGCCTCTGA
- a CDS encoding pyridoxal phosphate-dependent aminotransferase, which produces MSAREPLTTRLAGFGTTIFAEMSALATETGAINLGQGFPDTDGPPAVLDAAVAAIRGGANQYPPGPGTPELRTAVAEHQARFYGIELDPDTEVLVTTGATEALAGALLGMLDAGDEVVTFEPMFDSYAAVIALAGARVAPVLLAPATDGTYRFDPAELRAAVTPRTKVLLLNTPHNPTGKVFDADEMAVLAEVAVEHDLIVVTDEVYEHLVFPGAVHLPMATLPGMTDRTLTISSGGKTFSTTGWKIGWACGPAPLVAATRAAKQFLTYVSGGPFQPAIATGLRLDDAFFAGLGPAMAAKAARLGEGLRAAGFAVVDPQATYFTTVDVRPVRPDGDGMALCRELPALCGVVAVPNEVFYARPENGRHLVRFACCKQDDVLDEACRRLATLAP; this is translated from the coding sequence ATGTCCGCACGGGAGCCGCTGACGACGAGGCTGGCCGGGTTCGGGACGACGATCTTCGCCGAGATGTCGGCCCTCGCCACCGAGACCGGCGCCATCAACCTGGGCCAGGGCTTCCCCGACACCGACGGGCCGCCGGCGGTGCTCGACGCCGCCGTGGCCGCCATCCGCGGCGGCGCCAACCAGTACCCGCCGGGGCCCGGGACGCCCGAGCTGCGGACCGCCGTCGCCGAGCACCAGGCCCGCTTCTACGGCATCGAGCTCGACCCCGACACCGAGGTGCTGGTGACCACCGGCGCCACCGAGGCCCTGGCCGGTGCCCTGCTCGGGATGCTCGACGCCGGCGACGAGGTCGTCACCTTCGAGCCCATGTTCGACAGCTACGCCGCCGTCATCGCCCTCGCCGGGGCCCGGGTCGCGCCCGTGCTGCTCGCCCCCGCCACGGACGGGACGTACCGGTTCGATCCCGCAGAGCTGCGAGCCGCTGTGACGCCGCGCACGAAGGTCCTCCTGCTCAACACGCCGCACAACCCGACGGGGAAGGTGTTCGACGCCGACGAGATGGCGGTCCTCGCCGAGGTGGCCGTCGAGCACGACCTGATCGTGGTGACCGACGAGGTCTACGAGCACCTGGTGTTCCCGGGCGCCGTGCACCTCCCCATGGCGACCCTCCCGGGCATGACCGACCGGACGCTGACCATCAGCTCCGGGGGCAAGACCTTCAGCACCACGGGCTGGAAGATCGGGTGGGCGTGCGGGCCGGCACCGCTGGTGGCCGCCACCCGGGCCGCCAAGCAGTTCCTGACCTACGTGAGCGGCGGTCCGTTCCAGCCCGCCATCGCCACCGGCCTGCGCCTCGACGACGCCTTCTTCGCCGGGCTCGGACCGGCCATGGCGGCCAAGGCGGCGCGCCTCGGTGAGGGGCTGCGCGCCGCCGGGTTCGCCGTGGTCGACCCGCAGGCGACGTACTTCACCACCGTCGACGTCCGCCCGGTGCGCCCCGACGGCGACGGCATGGCCCTGTGCCGGGAGCTCCCCGCGCTCTGCGGGGTGGTGGCCGTCCCGAACGAGGTCTTCTACGCCCGCCCCGAGAACGGCCGCCACCTGGTCCGCTTCGCCTGCTGCAAGCAGGACGACGTCCTCGACGAGGCCTGCCGTCGCCTCGCTACGTTGGCCCCATGA
- a CDS encoding TetR/AcrR family transcriptional regulator — translation MSEKVRRADAERNVAAILDAAVAVLGQEPGAGIAEVARAAGVTRQTVYAHFGDRGGLVGAAVDRTAQQMAETVAALALDEGPVVDALARYLDAGWEGFERHPHLLEAMTSSLGPGPTDEAHAAAVAPLRRLVRRGQRSGELDDRLDVGWAVAAIAALAHATGGEVAAGRMSGRRARAALHDGVLRLLGARSG, via the coding sequence GTGTCTGAGAAGGTTCGACGGGCCGACGCCGAGCGCAACGTCGCCGCCATCCTCGACGCCGCCGTCGCCGTCCTGGGCCAGGAGCCCGGCGCCGGCATCGCCGAGGTGGCGCGGGCCGCCGGCGTGACGCGCCAGACGGTCTACGCCCACTTCGGCGATCGGGGCGGGCTCGTCGGCGCGGCCGTCGACCGCACGGCGCAGCAGATGGCCGAGACGGTCGCCGCCCTCGCCCTCGACGAGGGGCCCGTCGTCGACGCCCTGGCCCGCTACCTGGATGCCGGGTGGGAGGGCTTCGAGCGCCACCCGCACCTTCTCGAGGCCATGACCTCGTCCCTCGGTCCGGGCCCGACCGACGAGGCCCACGCCGCCGCCGTGGCGCCGCTGCGACGCCTCGTCCGGCGCGGCCAGCGGTCGGGTGAGCTCGACGACCGGCTCGACGTCGGCTGGGCCGTGGCCGCCATCGCCGCCCTGGCCCACGCCACCGGGGGCGAGGTGGCCGCCGGGCGGATGTCGGGTCGCCGGGCCCGGGCCGCCCTCCACGACGGCGTGCTGCGCCTGCTCGGGGCTAGATCAGGCTGA
- a CDS encoding alpha-ketoglutarate-dependent dioxygenase AlkB gives MDEVTTTGTTTSTLRRDVRFERTWLDEASWVDVARGVVTEPDDLVGALTENLAWGDGQVFRYDHWVDVPRLGAGYPLDRPPHPVLHDVHRALQHRYGVRFAAPAVAWYRDERDSVAFHRDRDMKWLDDTRIALLVVGDRRPFVLRPRSNRYAHDLPDRGAVVDLAPGQGDLLVMGGACQARWEHAVPKVAHRVGPRLSVQWRWTSRTGRQEVGGSFGDPVHFSSR, from the coding sequence GTGGACGAGGTCACGACGACGGGGACGACGACCTCGACGCTGCGGCGCGACGTGCGCTTCGAGCGGACGTGGCTCGACGAGGCGTCCTGGGTCGACGTGGCCCGCGGGGTCGTCACCGAGCCCGACGACCTCGTCGGTGCCCTCACCGAGAACCTGGCGTGGGGCGACGGCCAGGTCTTCCGCTACGACCACTGGGTCGACGTGCCCCGTCTGGGCGCCGGCTACCCGCTCGACCGGCCGCCGCACCCGGTGCTGCACGACGTGCACCGAGCGCTCCAGCACCGGTACGGCGTGCGCTTCGCCGCCCCCGCGGTGGCCTGGTACCGCGACGAGCGCGACAGCGTCGCCTTCCACCGCGACCGCGACATGAAGTGGCTCGACGACACGCGGATCGCCCTGCTCGTCGTGGGTGACCGCCGCCCGTTCGTGCTGCGGCCCCGGAGCAACCGCTACGCCCACGACCTCCCCGACCGGGGCGCGGTGGTCGACCTCGCCCCCGGGCAGGGCGACCTCCTGGTCATGGGCGGAGCCTGCCAGGCCCGGTGGGAGCACGCCGTCCCCAAGGTCGCCCACCGGGTCGGCCCCCGCCTGTCGGTGCAGTGGCGCTGGACGTCCCGCACCGGCCGGCAGGAGGTGGGCGGGTCCTTCGGCGACCCGGTCCACTTCAGCTCCCGGTGA